The genomic segment GAGTCTCTTTGCCTTTGGTTCAGCTGAAGCTGGGAAACTGTTGGTTATTCCATCAGATGGCAGTCACTGGTTGGGGATGAAGCCTGTTGTGGAGGAGCTGGGGAGGAGAGGAAACCAGGTGGTGGTCGTCATCCCCGAGGCGAGTCTAAGTATGGGTCCTTCAGAGCATACCACCACTCTGACATATCCAGTGAACTACACCAAGGCTGAATTAGAAGCGAACTTAGTTGATCAGTTAAACACAATTCTGAGTATTGATATCTCCACAGACCTGGCCAAGTTTCAGAAATTCATCATCTCTCTGGATATTCTGCAAACGCTTATATTGAGGAATGCAGAGGGTCTGCTCTTCAACAAAGATTTGATGAAAAAACTGCAAGATTACAAGTTTGATGCAATCCTCACAGATCCATTTGAGCCCATCGGAGCTATAGCTGGTGAATATCTCTCCATTCCAGCtatttatatgcaaataaacCTTCCTTGTGGCGTTGATACTCTTGCCAGTCAATGTCCAGCTCCAGCTTCTTATGTTCCACAACGTTTAACTCACTTTACTGATCACATGAATCTTTGGCAAAGAAGTGTGAACCTGTTTAGGGCCCTATTCAAGCCCACGGCTTGCAGACGTTTGTTTACTCTTGCTGATGAGATCGCCTCACAGATACTGCAGAGAAAAGCATCGATGGTGGAGATCATGAGCCGTGCAGCTCTCTGGTTTATGCGTTTCGACTTTGCCTTTGAATTTCCACGGCCACTGATGCCAAACATGGTCATGATTGGAGGAATGGCAACCAAGAAACCAAAACCATTGTCACAAGTAAGCTCCCATAATTACATTTGCATGTAATtgcatacatttacattaacattatcaGTGCCATAGCTCTCTTTTTCATCTGACTTTTCTCTATCCTTGTCTGTCATTGACTCATCATCATGGACTGTGAAAATAGGCAGCATATGCACAAGCAAAGAGAAAGTGTTTTGTCTAAAATAATGACATCTAATAGACTGAGAAAGTGCAAGAAAATGTTTGGATCTTTTAAGAGGAGGTCTGTAAGAGGACAGAGCATAATCATTCCAGAAATGTTGTATGCAGAAATTGCTGAATGCTTCCCTTGAAACATCTctgctttaaaaacaataaGAAAGATTTTATCTTTGGGCAGAggtaaataccttttttttaaatgttgacacctatttaaatattacatattaaagggcacaacttcttttttttttaatagccaAAAGCCTCTAGTTTTAGCTACAGCCCAATGTTTTGTTAGATATTTTTGTGAGATATAATCACACATTATAATTGTTCAAATcactgtttttgttattttctaacAGGTCAGCATTTGTACATATTGTTTCTGTTTTATGtttcaacatttaatttttttgatttcTTGTATTAAATCAACTAGTTAAACCAAAAGGCTTAAGACTGCATCAGACTTAAGACTTGTTTAATATATCTGTTTAATATATTGTTAGCTTGCTTTCACATTAGTTTGAGATAGaaataaatagatttattttacTCCTGTCATTTAAATCACACTCTCTCTGTGGGCTGTATTAACATGTTAGCAtgatattttatacatttattcgGTGCATGCGcctttaaatgataatgagctACTAATCACCCACCCTTCTCTTCAGTTTTTTGTGTATTGGCTCAATaccatcaaaaacaaaactaatccaCTGCTCCTCAGTGGCTCTGATGTCAggagaaaatgatgaaaattactcTTATGTTCACTTTTACATCCAACACCTGCATTGTTGCAGAGATGCTGTTGCTACAGGTGCTTGAGCATAGCCAAGgtgaaaaaagtgcacttccacaatgtacttaaagtgctcttttggcatgctaaatatctggacctGTCGGCTATTCAAAATCCTTATATGTGAAATGAGTTTTGACTGAAAAATACGTTGGCGTTGTCCTACAGCCGATGAGAGAGCAGGGTACAGGGCAGCGGGAAGTTCGGGGAGgagaaacgtagtttgcggaccagacagagttgtcggcgattcttcccaTTGTATGTCATGCAGTGTTTAACCTCTTGTTGCTGATccatcgtgcagtgtgaacacagcagGAACTGAATgctagtgatgggtcgttcttgaacgattcgttctttttgaacaaatctttaatgtgactcgggaagaacgtgTCGTCTCggagagtgattcgttcagtcacgcatgcgcaacatcctataggttctgcactgaattagttcacctgttttgAGTCTTCggatttgagtcgttcgttcatcacgtgacagccccatacgtgtaacctatgcagtcagagccggaaagagaattgattagttcgtatcccgagtcttcgggattgagtcgttcgttcatcacctGACAGCCTCATGAGCTAAACCCATTCAGTCTGATggaaaaatacttaataataataataataataataaccaactctttagtttattacctttgttaccacattcagtgttatggaaaagaaTCATGACATAAActcacatttataaactgtaattaaaaagctacaatttgagaccagaaacgcatcacgtaactgtaagagtaaataataataataataataataataataactatgcacctgtttgtaaggaaggttgtaaattagctaatttatctgtccaatgctgtcacgtcatgtgacaaaagaacgaacgactcgaaagactcgggatacgaactaatcaattctctttccggctctgactgcataggtatAGCTTATGaagctgtcacgtgatgaacgaatgaCTCACACCTGAAGACTTgccagataagaggtgaggtgagctaataatAGAAGACgcaggtaaacaatgaattaatcttttctgttttatatagcattagttttgtattgtttgtagtgtgatcaacgtttgcataagtagtatatgtgttagggaagtagcacgtaacattttaattatattttgctaaaatgaacgaaatgactcgaaaaaaagATTCGTtaattttgctga from the Onychostoma macrolepis isolate SWU-2019 chromosome 09, ASM1243209v1, whole genome shotgun sequence genome contains:
- the LOC131546905 gene encoding UDP-glucuronosyltransferase 1A5-like, which encodes MTGLWLLLSLFAFGSAEAGKLLVIPSDGSHWLGMKPVVEELGRRGNQVVVVIPEASLSMGPSEHTTTLTYPVNYTKAELEANLVDQLNTILSIDISTDLAKFQKFIISLDILQTLILRNAEGLLFNKDLMKKLQDYKFDAILTDPFEPIGAIAGEYLSIPAIYMQINLPCGVDTLASQCPAPASYVPQRLTHFTDHMNLWQRSVNLFRALFKPTACRRLFTLADEIASQILQRKASMVEIMSRAALWFMRFDFAFEFPRPLMPNMVMIGGMATKKPKPLSQELEEFVNGSGEHGFVVFTLGSLVSQLPEAKARELFEAFRQIPQRVLWRYTGPVPENATKNVKLMKWLPQNDLLGHPKVKAFITHGGSHGIYEGICNGVPMVMLPLFGDQGDNVQRLVSRGVAETLSIYDLTAEKLLVALRKVINDKSYKEKITELSAIHRDRPIEPLDLAVFWTEFVMRHKGAAHLRPAAHELNWIQYHSLDVIGFLLLILVTVIFVTVKSCMFCFRKCFKKTQKKKRE